The Candidatus Neomarinimicrobiota bacterium genome window below encodes:
- a CDS encoding alpha-amylase/4-alpha-glucanotransferase domain-containing protein, whose protein sequence is MKSVQFIFGVHNHQPVGNFDFVFEEAYEKSYRPFVDVLEDHSSLSTVLHFSGCLIEWIEDHHPGFLDRVAKLVERGNTELLSGGFYEPILSVVPDHDKVGQIQKMNDYLTTRFDYTPTGIWLTERVWEPHLAKPIREAGIEYTTIDDFHFLASGKTLTDLTGYFTTEEQGHSLAVFPIHRKLRYAMPFEDPKDTIEYLRTFATEEGDRLIVMADDGEKFGLWPGTFERCYGQENWLEEFFTILEENQEWLKTTTFKEYHLNHPPSGRIYLPSTSYFEMNEWTLPARGGKEFSELLDQFRDQDSLERVRPFLRGGTWRNFLAIYDESNWMQKRTTEVSHRVASDRSLTDGKRKEAQDEVWKSQCNCAYWHGVFGGLYLPHLRHAVYEHLISAEKLLEDNSVIDFTPGDIDGDGAVEYRLRSETLNLIASERGGTIREFDYLPRNFNLLNTLRRHPESYHAKVKTARVGKSKSGTIHRSMPAKEPGLGSLLQYDPWPREMLIDHFVPAGTRAAAMKKNAPERGDFPTAIYSSEFDGTLSLTRDGKAFGRRVGIQKRLSLNESEVKIEISVANHDEKNLPGLYACELNFAMLGGHTPDRYYEINGKPAQRRFLDTTSGEFGVRSIGVVSEDDGFRALVFFTRPTSLLRFPVETVSMSEAGLERIYQSSVILPYWKLGLRPGESANPQFVIRLEPLE, encoded by the coding sequence TTGAAATCCGTCCAGTTCATCTTCGGCGTTCACAATCACCAACCCGTGGGCAATTTCGACTTCGTCTTTGAAGAAGCGTACGAGAAAAGCTACAGACCGTTTGTGGACGTATTGGAAGATCATTCGTCACTCTCCACAGTGCTCCATTTTAGCGGGTGTCTCATTGAGTGGATAGAAGATCATCACCCAGGCTTTCTTGACCGGGTGGCAAAACTCGTGGAACGGGGCAATACGGAACTCCTGTCGGGGGGTTTCTATGAGCCTATTCTGTCCGTTGTTCCTGATCATGACAAGGTGGGTCAAATCCAGAAAATGAATGATTATCTCACGACGCGGTTCGATTACACACCCACTGGCATCTGGCTCACGGAACGTGTGTGGGAGCCGCACCTGGCAAAACCCATTCGGGAAGCTGGAATTGAATATACGACGATAGATGACTTCCATTTTCTGGCCAGCGGGAAGACGCTCACCGACCTCACAGGGTATTTCACGACTGAGGAACAGGGACACAGCCTTGCCGTATTTCCCATACACCGGAAACTCCGGTATGCCATGCCTTTTGAGGATCCCAAGGATACGATAGAGTATCTCAGAACCTTTGCCACCGAGGAAGGAGATCGGCTCATTGTCATGGCTGACGACGGTGAAAAATTCGGACTCTGGCCCGGCACCTTCGAACGGTGTTACGGACAGGAGAACTGGCTGGAGGAGTTCTTCACGATTCTTGAAGAGAATCAAGAATGGCTGAAAACCACGACGTTCAAGGAATACCATCTGAATCATCCACCGTCGGGACGCATCTACCTTCCCAGCACAAGCTATTTTGAGATGAATGAGTGGACGCTTCCCGCGCGAGGCGGGAAGGAGTTTTCGGAACTTCTTGACCAATTCCGGGATCAGGACAGTCTTGAACGGGTTCGACCTTTCCTCAGAGGTGGGACATGGCGAAATTTTCTTGCCATCTACGATGAATCGAACTGGATGCAGAAGCGAACGACGGAGGTATCCCATCGAGTTGCTTCGGACCGTTCACTCACGGACGGGAAGCGGAAGGAAGCTCAGGACGAGGTGTGGAAGAGTCAGTGTAACTGCGCCTACTGGCACGGGGTATTCGGAGGACTTTACCTGCCTCATCTTCGTCACGCCGTTTATGAGCATCTCATATCCGCCGAAAAACTGCTTGAGGACAACAGCGTAATAGATTTCACGCCCGGCGACATCGATGGGGACGGGGCGGTGGAATACCGTCTTCGTTCTGAAACGCTTAACCTGATCGCAAGTGAACGTGGGGGAACGATTCGCGAATTTGACTATTTGCCCAGAAATTTTAATCTATTGAATACGTTGCGTCGCCACCCCGAAAGCTACCACGCGAAGGTCAAGACGGCACGTGTTGGAAAATCTAAGAGTGGGACAATCCATCGGTCCATGCCTGCAAAGGAGCCGGGTCTCGGAAGTCTTCTTCAATACGATCCTTGGCCCCGGGAGATGTTGATTGATCACTTTGTCCCGGCGGGCACGCGTGCTGCGGCGATGAAAAAAAATGCACCTGAAAGGGGAGATTTCCCCACCGCCATCTACAGTTCCGAATTTGACGGGACGTTAAGCTTAACTCGTGACGGAAAGGCATTTGGCAGGAGAGTTGGAATTCAGAAGAGACTGTCGCTGAATGAGTCAGAGGTGAAGATAGAGATTTCCGTTGCGAACCATGACGAAAAGAATCTTCCCGGTCTCTATGCCTGTGAATTAAATTTTGCCATGCTTGGTGGACACACTCCTGATCGCTACTATGAAATCAACGGTAAACCGGCTCAGCGGAGGTTTCTGGATACCACCTCCGGGGAGTTCGGTGTCAGGTCCATTGGGGTGGTAAGCGAAGATGACGGTTTCCGGGCTCTGGTGTTTTTTACCCGCCCCACTAGCTTGTTGCGTTTCCCGGTAGAAACGGTATCCATGTCTGAAGCGGGGCTCGAGCGAATCTATCAGAGTTCGGTTATCTTACCCTATTGGAAATTGGGTCTTCGTCCGGGCGAATCGGCAAACCCACAGTTCGTGATACGGCTGGAGCCGCTGGAATAG